The following proteins are co-located in the Maridesulfovibrio bastinii DSM 16055 genome:
- a CDS encoding restriction endonuclease subunit S: MQLPKYDSYKDSGVAWLGEIPEHWECDCIRAATTLKSEKNQPDLEVLSVYREYGVIPKDSRDDNHNATSLDTSAYKVVKPGDLVVNKMKAWQGSMGVSEHEGIVSPAYITCKTNQEDFHPKYLHYLLRSKTYVGVYNAISYGVRVGQWDLRYEDFKKITIPIPTKTEQERIVSFLDQKTAEINEAIAKKQKLIELLQEQKSILINQAVTKGLNPDAPMKDSGVEWIGEIPAHWEVKRLKYASKIFRGKFTHRPRNDQRLYDGEYPFIQTGDVARAGKFVTSFKQTLNEKGLRVSTLVPSGTVVITIAANIGDVAIIDFDACFPDSVVGFSPHSMMDRDFLYYSMTAMKNVFIRSTTKNTQMNLNVESVGSNQITIPPHEEQINIVSYIERILEEQSSLSLNYESQINLLQEYKQSLISSAVTGKIKV, translated from the coding sequence ATGCAGCTGCCTAAATATGATTCATATAAAGATAGTGGTGTTGCGTGGCTTGGGGAGATTCCTGAACATTGGGAGTGTGATTGTATTCGAGCCGCAACCACTTTGAAAAGCGAAAAGAACCAACCTGATCTAGAAGTTCTTTCCGTTTACCGTGAATATGGAGTCATTCCCAAGGATTCCCGTGATGACAACCACAACGCGACATCTTTAGACACCTCTGCATATAAAGTTGTGAAACCCGGAGATCTTGTAGTCAACAAAATGAAGGCATGGCAAGGTTCAATGGGTGTGAGTGAACACGAAGGAATCGTCAGCCCTGCTTATATCACCTGCAAGACGAACCAAGAGGACTTTCATCCGAAATATTTACATTACCTGCTCCGGTCAAAAACGTATGTAGGTGTATACAATGCCATTTCTTATGGTGTTAGGGTTGGGCAATGGGATTTGAGATATGAAGATTTTAAGAAGATAACCATTCCAATTCCAACCAAAACAGAACAAGAACGTATAGTCTCCTTCCTCGACCAAAAAACAGCCGAAATCAATGAAGCCATTGCCAAGAAGCAGAAGCTCATTGAGTTGCTTCAAGAGCAGAAGTCTATTCTCATCAATCAGGCGGTGACCAAAGGTCTGAACCCTGATGCGCCTATGAAAGATAGCGGAGTCGAATGGATTGGGGAGATTCCGGCGCATTGGGAGGTGAAGAGGTTAAAATATGCATCAAAAATTTTCAGAGGTAAATTTACACACCGACCACGCAATGACCAAAGATTATATGATGGCGAATATCCTTTCATTCAAACAGGAGATGTCGCTCGAGCTGGAAAGTTTGTTACCTCATTCAAGCAGACACTTAATGAAAAAGGATTGAGAGTTTCAACACTCGTCCCATCAGGCACAGTCGTCATTACAATTGCTGCAAACATTGGTGATGTTGCAATTATTGATTTTGACGCTTGCTTCCCAGATAGTGTTGTAGGATTTTCGCCACATAGTATGATGGATAGAGATTTTTTATATTACTCAATGACTGCGATGAAAAATGTATTTATTAGGTCAACAACAAAAAACACTCAAATGAACTTAAATGTTGAAAGTGTTGGCTCAAATCAGATTACGATTCCTCCACATGAAGAACAAATTAATATTGTGTCATATATTGAACGAATATTAGAAGAGCAAAGTTCTTTGTCATTGAACTATGAATCTCAAATCAATCTTTTACAAGAATATAAACAATCACTAATCTCTTCAGCAGTCACAGGAAAAATAAAGGTCTAG
- a CDS encoding DUF6573 family protein, translating to MVINCIPEVFLIHSYLRKQAIEDGYLIDVTEKAKESGFKVPVCISLNLHERYVTPPSGLEGEGQSYDGRLHDVFEICKAAVYERLDENRVIFNVFFLMKTKPRTLEDVEIVSVIGPDDDGKPCLTLMLPEDD from the coding sequence ATGGTTATCAATTGCATACCTGAGGTTTTCCTTATTCATTCCTATCTGCGTAAGCAGGCTATAGAAGATGGATACCTTATTGATGTTACCGAAAAGGCTAAAGAGTCAGGTTTCAAAGTACCGGTTTGTATTTCCCTGAACCTACATGAACGATACGTAACCCCTCCAAGCGGTCTTGAAGGAGAAGGACAAAGCTATGATGGACGGCTTCATGATGTTTTCGAAATTTGTAAGGCGGCGGTATACGAACGTCTTGATGAAAACAGGGTAATCTTCAATGTCTTTTTTTTAATGAAGACAAAGCCGAGGACCCTCGAAGATGTGGAGATTGTATCAGTTATAGGCCCAGACGATGATGGCAAACCTTGTCTTACGTTGATGCTGCCCGAAGACGACTGA
- a CDS encoding DUF6573 family protein yields the protein MMQVFDDPMFNMIFSYTRKQAIEDGNLIDVTEQAKEAGFKIPVAVSLNLYDGYIKPPEGLEGEGQSIEGRLHDLFTMCMLAMQENLDQSRINFQVLFLMSAEPRKLEEVEVICQCGPDDDMKPCITLMLPDDD from the coding sequence ATGATGCAGGTATTTGACGATCCGATGTTTAACATGATCTTTTCGTACACCAGAAAGCAGGCAATTGAAGATGGCAACCTAATCGATGTAACCGAACAAGCTAAAGAAGCTGGATTCAAGATTCCGGTCGCAGTTTCGTTAAATCTCTACGATGGATACATCAAACCACCGGAAGGTCTTGAAGGCGAAGGGCAGAGCATAGAAGGGCGGCTCCATGACCTTTTTACGATGTGCATGTTGGCAATGCAGGAGAATCTGGACCAGAGTAGGATCAATTTTCAGGTGTTGTTTCTGATGTCAGCAGAACCCAGAAAACTGGAAGAAGTGGAAGTGATCTGCCAGTGCGGTCCAGATGATGATATGAAACCATGTATTACGCTGATGCTACCGGATGATGATTAA
- a CDS encoding SIR2 family protein, which translates to MNDDYKDDLLAQLKHQLSSATAPPFLFVGSGFSQRYLGLPSWNGLLERFCENIKPYKYYLSSANGNLPQVASLMSDDFFEHAWSDPMMSSILANKEIHSKEGVLKYFISEFISQEYDNGTFESPHPDEIQKLEGLSVDAIITTNWDCYLEDIFPEYSTYVGQDEIVVANPYGVGEIYKIHGCIKNPDSLVLTNNDYAEFESNYAYLAAKLVTFLIEHPVVFIGYSLQDENILNIIESLARCLGDGVQERLRNNLILVQRCGKGRNEGIEATRVKVHDHHVPLTTVTTDDFGIVYDAINSIKRKVPAKILRFLKEEIYEIAKSSEPEKRIFVSDFDDIEDNKNIEFVVGVGVKELHDKGIEAQATQKGYNLIEIDEILEDILTSPDDSSKFDDTGELVKGAICFHLKRSPYTPIFKYLCMLGITNEEQYRASDFELDKAYDRAFEEFHYQTQAYSKAAEGLSLSDIVQKYSPQKAAMVIPHLKPDEIDLEELKAFLKTYEEWRSKESSYRSLYRKLVTIYDRLKFGWID; encoded by the coding sequence ATGAATGATGACTATAAAGACGATTTATTAGCGCAACTAAAGCATCAACTCTCGTCTGCGACTGCTCCTCCATTCCTGTTCGTTGGTTCAGGATTTTCTCAGCGGTACCTTGGACTCCCTAGCTGGAATGGTCTACTTGAGAGATTTTGTGAAAATATTAAACCATATAAGTACTATCTATCGTCGGCGAATGGAAACCTTCCACAAGTTGCTTCACTAATGTCTGATGACTTTTTTGAACACGCTTGGTCTGACCCAATGATGTCAAGCATATTAGCAAATAAAGAGATACATTCAAAAGAAGGTGTACTTAAATATTTTATCTCTGAATTCATATCGCAAGAGTATGACAATGGAACATTTGAAAGCCCTCATCCAGATGAAATACAGAAGCTTGAAGGCTTAAGCGTAGATGCCATAATAACAACCAATTGGGATTGTTATCTTGAAGATATTTTTCCTGAGTATTCAACATATGTTGGACAAGATGAGATAGTTGTCGCAAACCCATATGGTGTAGGTGAAATATATAAAATTCACGGATGTATCAAAAATCCCGACAGTCTAGTCCTAACAAACAATGATTACGCTGAGTTCGAAAGCAACTACGCATACCTGGCAGCAAAATTAGTTACTTTTTTGATTGAACACCCGGTAGTCTTCATAGGTTACAGCCTCCAAGATGAGAACATACTTAATATAATTGAAAGTCTGGCCCGCTGTTTAGGTGATGGCGTCCAAGAGAGATTAAGAAACAACCTAATTCTTGTTCAACGGTGCGGTAAGGGAAGAAATGAAGGGATTGAAGCAACAAGAGTCAAAGTTCATGACCATCACGTTCCACTGACCACAGTTACTACTGATGACTTTGGTATTGTTTATGATGCAATTAATAGCATTAAAAGAAAGGTTCCTGCGAAGATATTGAGATTTCTGAAAGAAGAAATATATGAAATCGCAAAATCAAGTGAACCAGAAAAGCGCATCTTTGTCTCAGACTTTGACGATATAGAAGACAACAAAAACATTGAATTCGTTGTCGGGGTTGGCGTGAAAGAACTTCATGACAAAGGTATTGAAGCTCAAGCAACTCAAAAAGGGTATAATCTTATAGAGATTGATGAAATCCTTGAAGACATATTAACATCACCTGACGACAGTTCAAAATTTGATGATACTGGAGAACTCGTTAAAGGGGCTATATGCTTTCATTTAAAAAGGTCACCATACACCCCCATATTCAAATATTTATGCATGCTTGGTATTACAAATGAAGAACAGTACCGTGCTTCAGACTTTGAATTAGACAAGGCATATGACAGAGCTTTTGAAGAATTCCATTACCAAACTCAAGCTTATTCAAAGGCTGCTGAAGGATTATCTTTGTCAGATATAGTACAAAAATATTCGCCACAAAAAGCCGCAATGGTTATTCCTCATTTAAAGCCTGACGAAATTGATTTGGAAGAATTAAAAGCATTTCTTAAAACCTACGAAGAATGGAGATCAAAAGAATCTTCATATCGCTCACTCTACCGAAAACTTGTGACTATTTATGATCGACTAAAATTCGGTTGGATTGATTAG
- a CDS encoding type I restriction-modification system subunit M, which produces MDHTAHNKLVAFIWSIADDCLRDVFVRGKYRDVILPMFVLRRLDCLLEPTKDAVLEEVRYQREEVEMAVLDSSPLCEESGYVFYNISKFTLKSLLNNPSQLEANFKNYLDGFSDNVKEIIQHFDLRSQARKMAVADVLFDVIEKFVSPEINLSPEAGRASDGRLLPALTNLGMGYVFEELIRKFNEENNEEAGEHFTPREVIHLMTNILFKPVNGNLPPVLTIYDPACGSGGMLTESEKYIKDPEGGVKTTADVYLYGKEVNGETYAICKSDMMIKGNDPENIKFGSTLATDEFSSMKFDFMLSNPPYGKSWSADAKFIKDGKEIVDPRFMVRLEDYWGDENTVDATPASSDGQLLFLMEMVNKMKSSSASPLGSRIASVHNGSSLFTGDAGGGASNIRRCIIENDWVEAIIQLPTNLFYNTGITTYIWVLSNNKSPERKGKIQLINGSEMFRPLRKNLGEKNCELSDEHIEQLTQLYLSMDQDEVSKVFENKDFGYYKIVVNRPLRLAAQFTPERVASLRFIPVIKEMAEWTYEEFGDDVYSDLKQHKDSIERHIDREEVSITAKNKSTLLSVAKWRDQKKLMEIAGQLADEIGDELFMDYNKFVNVVDNTLKSLKIKLGAPQKKQILSAMSWQDEEAEKVIKKVHKLKGDKLDQLLDRLRADEDQLSDYGYYPSGKKDQFIEYEADSDLRDTEVVPLKEDVHEYFLREVRPHVEEAWIDLEKTKIGYQISFNKHFYKHTPLRSLEDVAADILQLESETDGLLKKLVSFEGVQ; this is translated from the coding sequence ATGGATCATACCGCGCATAACAAGCTGGTTGCTTTTATTTGGTCAATTGCTGACGATTGCCTTAGAGACGTATTTGTTCGAGGCAAATATAGAGATGTTATTCTTCCTATGTTCGTACTCAGACGACTTGATTGTTTGCTTGAACCCACCAAAGACGCTGTTCTGGAAGAAGTTCGCTATCAGCGGGAAGAAGTTGAAATGGCAGTTCTGGACTCCAGCCCGTTGTGCGAAGAATCTGGATATGTCTTCTATAATATATCAAAATTTACGCTGAAGTCTCTGCTGAACAACCCGTCCCAGCTGGAAGCCAACTTCAAAAACTATCTGGATGGTTTCAGCGACAACGTAAAAGAGATCATCCAGCACTTTGACCTACGCAGCCAAGCCAGAAAGATGGCTGTTGCGGATGTGCTCTTTGATGTCATTGAAAAATTCGTTTCTCCTGAGATCAACCTAAGCCCCGAAGCTGGACGAGCTTCAGATGGCAGGCTGCTTCCGGCTTTGACCAACCTCGGCATGGGTTATGTGTTCGAGGAATTGATCCGCAAATTCAACGAAGAGAACAATGAAGAGGCAGGAGAACACTTTACGCCTCGTGAAGTTATCCACCTGATGACCAATATATTGTTCAAGCCGGTGAACGGGAACTTGCCTCCAGTCTTAACTATCTATGACCCAGCTTGTGGTTCAGGTGGTATGCTTACCGAGTCTGAAAAGTACATCAAAGACCCGGAAGGCGGGGTGAAGACCACCGCTGATGTGTATCTATATGGAAAAGAAGTTAACGGCGAAACTTACGCTATCTGCAAGTCTGACATGATGATTAAAGGGAATGATCCTGAGAACATCAAGTTCGGTTCAACTCTGGCTACCGATGAATTTTCGAGTATGAAGTTTGATTTCATGCTCTCCAATCCTCCGTACGGAAAGTCATGGAGTGCGGACGCAAAGTTCATCAAGGACGGCAAAGAGATAGTTGATCCCCGTTTTATGGTGCGCTTGGAGGACTATTGGGGCGATGAGAACACCGTAGATGCTACACCAGCTTCTTCAGATGGACAGCTTCTGTTCTTGATGGAGATGGTCAACAAGATGAAAAGTTCGTCTGCCTCTCCTTTAGGATCACGTATAGCTTCCGTCCATAATGGATCATCCCTGTTCACCGGAGATGCAGGAGGCGGGGCCAGCAACATTCGCAGGTGCATCATTGAGAATGATTGGGTAGAAGCCATCATCCAGCTGCCTACCAACCTGTTCTACAACACAGGCATCACCACCTATATCTGGGTACTTTCAAATAACAAGTCTCCGGAACGGAAGGGTAAAATCCAGCTCATCAATGGTTCTGAAATGTTTCGTCCGCTACGGAAGAATCTAGGTGAAAAGAACTGTGAACTCTCCGATGAGCACATCGAGCAATTGACTCAGCTCTATTTGAGCATGGATCAGGATGAAGTATCCAAGGTCTTTGAGAACAAGGACTTCGGCTATTACAAGATCGTGGTCAACAGGCCCTTGCGTCTTGCAGCACAATTTACACCCGAACGTGTCGCATCATTACGTTTCATCCCGGTAATCAAAGAGATGGCGGAATGGACTTATGAAGAGTTCGGAGATGACGTTTACTCCGATTTGAAGCAGCACAAAGACAGCATTGAACGACACATAGACCGGGAAGAGGTCAGCATCACCGCCAAGAACAAAAGCACATTACTTTCGGTAGCCAAATGGCGGGATCAGAAAAAACTTATGGAGATAGCCGGGCAACTTGCTGATGAAATCGGTGATGAACTGTTCATGGATTACAACAAGTTCGTTAATGTAGTTGATAACACGCTCAAGAGCTTGAAAATTAAGCTGGGCGCACCTCAGAAGAAGCAAATCCTGAGTGCCATGAGCTGGCAGGATGAAGAAGCCGAAAAGGTCATCAAGAAAGTTCATAAGCTCAAAGGGGATAAGCTGGACCAGCTTTTGGACAGACTTCGTGCAGACGAAGATCAACTCTCTGATTACGGATACTATCCGTCAGGCAAAAAAGACCAGTTCATTGAATACGAAGCAGACTCCGACCTTCGGGACACCGAGGTAGTTCCGCTTAAAGAAGACGTTCACGAATATTTCCTGCGCGAGGTCCGTCCGCATGTTGAAGAAGCATGGATTGATCTGGAAAAGACCAAGATCGGCTACCAGATCAGCTTCAACAAGCATTTCTACAAACATACTCCGCTGCGCTCTCTGGAAGACGTTGCAGCCGACATTCTTCAGTTGGAATCGGAAACCGATGGGTTGCTGAAGAAGCTGGTAAGCTTTGAGGGAGTTCAATAG
- a CDS encoding type I restriction endonuclease subunit R — MPSKTNEEALESHIENAFLADGYEAGNPGNFDSHFALDTEVFWLFLEATQPKELDKLSSQHNWQRMVLERLDRKIKADGILSVLKKGLSIDNAHLTLLYRAPYNDLNPDVVRLFNSNIFTITRQVHYSVSEPLKSVDMVLSINGLPIATFELKNPWTGQNVNHAKKQYCQDRDPRETLFQFRRCLVHFAVDPDQVFMATKIDGTKTFFLPFNKGQNFGKGNPPNMLGHKTAYLWEEVLTRLSLTNIIEHFSKEIVEKDPKTRKKTRTLFFPRYHQLDVVRKALAHVKAQGVGSCYLIQHSAGSGKSNSITWLAYQLVELYDQDGVNNIFDSVIVVTDRKVLDKQIRDNIKQFAEVKNIVAPAFSSRELKDNLEKGKKLIITTVQKFPYIVEGIEDLSEKNFAVLIDEAHSSQSGRSADLMNTSLGEQENGEELDWQDKILAAMKGRRMNDNASYFAFTATPKSATLEKFGTQDRDGKFNPFQLYSMRQAIEEGFILDVLANYTTYKSYYKIHKSIEDNPIFDKSKAQRKLKAFVETHPDTIEAKAKVMVDHFISSVWQKKKLKGKAKAMVVTQSIKSAIRYFFAIRKELKERNMGFGAIVAFSGDKTVDGVKHTEDSLNGFPGGEIAEKFKTDDYKILVVANKFQTGFDEPLLHTMYVDKRLQSVMAVQTLSRLNRCNDKMGKKDTFVLDFFNSVDEIKKAFDPFYTATSLSEPTDVNVLHDIKEQLDITGVYESDEVEEFNKLFFEEADADQLSPILDTVVKRFEEDFDDDEKIDFKIKAKQFVKIYSQVASIIPFENMEWEMLHWFLKFLIPKLKVNNPEDDQIDELLNSVDLSTYGLQRSKLGSKIDLDPEESELPPQNPTPRGMHGVEELDALDEIIKIFNERHFDGWDATPEEQKIKLINIARHVVNNPKYAEQVANNPDQQNSELALKKLIKLAVNSERKRELDLYKSYANDKAFERTFDSTIARLLAHFSADEIHELANGG, encoded by the coding sequence ATGCCCAGCAAAACCAACGAAGAAGCTCTTGAAAGTCATATTGAAAATGCATTCCTTGCTGATGGATATGAAGCTGGGAATCCCGGTAATTTTGATTCACACTTTGCACTTGATACCGAAGTCTTCTGGCTATTCTTGGAGGCAACCCAGCCCAAGGAGCTGGACAAGCTTTCCTCACAGCACAATTGGCAACGCATGGTCCTTGAAAGGCTGGATCGTAAGATCAAAGCGGACGGGATTCTGTCTGTGCTCAAGAAAGGTTTGTCCATCGACAATGCCCATCTGACGCTTCTTTATCGTGCTCCATACAATGACCTGAACCCGGATGTGGTCAGGCTTTTCAACTCGAATATATTCACCATCACCCGGCAGGTCCACTACTCGGTCAGCGAACCGCTCAAGTCGGTAGATATGGTGCTTTCCATCAACGGGCTGCCAATTGCTACTTTTGAGTTGAAGAACCCTTGGACCGGGCAAAATGTTAATCACGCCAAGAAGCAGTATTGCCAAGACCGTGATCCCAGAGAAACATTGTTCCAGTTCAGGCGGTGTCTGGTACATTTTGCTGTAGACCCGGACCAAGTGTTCATGGCTACCAAGATTGACGGAACAAAGACCTTCTTCCTGCCATTCAATAAAGGGCAGAACTTCGGTAAAGGCAACCCGCCGAACATGCTTGGACACAAGACTGCATATCTTTGGGAAGAAGTCCTTACCAGACTTAGCCTGACCAATATTATCGAGCACTTCAGCAAAGAAATCGTAGAAAAAGACCCGAAGACGAGGAAGAAGACCCGCACGCTGTTCTTCCCGCGTTATCATCAGCTTGATGTGGTTCGAAAAGCTCTGGCCCATGTGAAAGCTCAGGGAGTTGGTAGCTGCTACCTAATCCAGCACTCGGCAGGATCAGGCAAATCAAATTCCATTACATGGCTGGCATATCAGCTTGTTGAACTTTACGATCAAGACGGGGTGAACAACATTTTCGATTCCGTGATCGTGGTTACGGACCGCAAGGTGTTGGATAAGCAGATACGCGACAACATTAAGCAGTTTGCGGAAGTCAAAAACATTGTTGCTCCAGCCTTCAGCTCACGAGAACTCAAAGACAATCTTGAGAAGGGCAAGAAGCTTATCATCACCACAGTTCAGAAGTTTCCCTACATTGTGGAAGGCATTGAAGACCTTTCCGAAAAAAATTTCGCGGTGCTCATTGATGAAGCACACTCCTCCCAGAGTGGAAGGTCAGCAGACTTGATGAATACAAGTCTGGGAGAACAAGAGAATGGAGAAGAGCTGGATTGGCAGGACAAGATACTTGCTGCCATGAAAGGACGGCGCATGAATGACAATGCTTCCTATTTCGCGTTCACCGCAACGCCGAAGTCGGCAACGCTTGAGAAGTTCGGGACTCAGGATAGGGACGGGAAGTTCAATCCCTTCCAACTATACTCTATGCGCCAAGCCATCGAAGAAGGCTTTATTCTGGACGTTCTCGCCAACTACACGACCTATAAGAGCTACTACAAAATCCATAAGTCCATAGAGGACAACCCGATCTTCGACAAATCAAAAGCCCAGCGGAAGCTCAAAGCATTTGTCGAAACACACCCCGATACCATTGAAGCTAAAGCCAAAGTCATGGTGGACCACTTCATCAGCTCCGTATGGCAGAAGAAGAAACTCAAGGGCAAGGCCAAGGCTATGGTGGTTACGCAGTCCATCAAGAGCGCGATCCGCTATTTCTTTGCTATCCGAAAAGAGTTGAAAGAGCGAAACATGGGCTTCGGTGCAATTGTAGCTTTTTCCGGCGATAAAACAGTGGACGGTGTGAAACATACTGAAGATTCACTGAACGGATTTCCCGGAGGCGAGATAGCTGAGAAGTTCAAGACGGATGATTACAAGATTCTGGTTGTTGCTAACAAATTTCAGACAGGCTTTGACGAACCTCTTCTCCATACAATGTACGTGGATAAGCGACTCCAAAGCGTTATGGCGGTGCAGACTTTATCTCGTCTGAATCGCTGCAACGATAAGATGGGCAAAAAGGACACATTCGTTCTCGACTTCTTCAACTCGGTGGACGAAATCAAGAAAGCTTTTGACCCATTTTATACTGCGACATCACTATCTGAGCCTACGGATGTTAATGTCCTGCACGACATCAAAGAACAGCTAGACATCACCGGAGTATATGAATCGGATGAAGTTGAGGAGTTCAACAAGCTCTTCTTTGAGGAAGCTGATGCTGATCAGCTTTCACCGATTCTCGATACAGTGGTGAAACGCTTTGAAGAAGACTTTGATGACGATGAAAAAATTGACTTCAAGATCAAGGCAAAGCAGTTCGTAAAAATTTATTCTCAGGTAGCCAGCATCATTCCTTTCGAAAACATGGAATGGGAGATGTTGCACTGGTTTCTGAAGTTTTTAATCCCCAAGCTCAAAGTCAATAACCCGGAAGACGATCAGATTGATGAATTGCTGAATAGTGTTGATCTTTCAACCTATGGATTACAGCGGAGCAAACTAGGCTCAAAGATCGATTTGGACCCGGAAGAATCTGAACTCCCGCCGCAGAACCCGACACCAAGAGGCATGCACGGAGTTGAAGAACTGGACGCGCTGGATGAAATCATCAAGATATTCAACGAACGTCATTTCGATGGCTGGGACGCAACACCGGAAGAGCAGAAGATCAAACTGATCAACATCGCCCGGCACGTTGTGAATAATCCCAAATACGCTGAACAAGTCGCCAATAACCCGGATCAGCAGAATAGCGAGTTAGCACTCAAGAAGCTCATCAAACTTGCCGTTAACTCGGAAAGAAAACGGGAACTGGACTTATACAAAAGCTACGCAAACGACAAAGCATTCGAAAGAACATTTGATTCAACGATTGCAAGACTCTTGGCTCATTTCTCAGCTGATGAAATTCATGAATTAGCGAATGGTGGGTAG
- a CDS encoding zinc-ribbon domain-containing protein: protein MSESKRCHKCGTENLLKAKRCYNCGSKLSMGANILYLVKMGVILAVIYAVSKLVMN, encoded by the coding sequence ATGTCTGAATCAAAGAGATGCCATAAGTGCGGAACTGAAAATCTTTTGAAGGCTAAACGGTGCTATAACTGTGGATCAAAGCTTTCTATGGGAGCAAATATCCTTTATCTCGTAAAGATGGGTGTCATACTTGCGGTTATCTATGCGGTCAGTAAGCTTGTCATGAATTGA